The following coding sequences are from one Streptomyces sp. V3I7 window:
- a CDS encoding alpha/beta fold hydrolase produces the protein MARRIDVTGAGGVRLAAWDFADPPKADPEHHPGVLLLHGLMGRASHWASTARWLSERHRAVALDQRGHGQSDKLPQAALSREAYVEDAEAALEQLGLGPAVLIGHAMGALTAWQLAAKRPDLVRGLVICDMRASALGAASQREWADWFKSWPVPFATIADVRKWFGEDDPWVERPSPARGEFYAEVMHEFPDGWRPVFEPDQMLRSRETWVYDAHWEELAQVQCPTLVVRGLDGELGRAEAQEMVRVLPQGEYAEIADAGHLVPYDQPEAWRGAIEPFLERVLAS, from the coding sequence ATGGCACGGCGTATCGACGTGACGGGAGCAGGTGGCGTACGCCTCGCCGCCTGGGATTTCGCGGACCCTCCCAAGGCGGACCCAGAGCACCATCCCGGAGTGCTGTTGCTGCACGGCCTGATGGGCCGGGCCTCGCACTGGGCGTCCACCGCCCGCTGGCTCTCCGAGCGGCACCGGGCCGTGGCCCTCGACCAGCGCGGCCACGGGCAGAGCGACAAGCTCCCGCAGGCCGCCCTCAGCCGCGAGGCGTACGTCGAGGACGCGGAGGCGGCCCTCGAACAGCTCGGGCTGGGCCCGGCCGTGCTCATCGGCCACGCCATGGGCGCGCTCACCGCCTGGCAGCTCGCCGCGAAGCGGCCCGACCTGGTGCGCGGGCTGGTCATCTGCGACATGCGGGCCTCCGCGCTCGGCGCGGCCTCGCAGCGGGAGTGGGCCGACTGGTTCAAGTCGTGGCCCGTTCCGTTCGCCACGATCGCCGACGTCCGCAAGTGGTTCGGCGAGGACGATCCCTGGGTGGAGCGGCCGAGCCCGGCGCGCGGCGAGTTCTACGCCGAGGTGATGCACGAGTTCCCCGACGGCTGGCGCCCCGTCTTCGAGCCGGACCAGATGCTCCGGTCCCGGGAGACGTGGGTGTACGACGCGCACTGGGAGGAGCTGGCCCAGGTCCAGTGCCCGACGCTGGTCGTCCGCGGCCTCGACGGCGAGCTGGGGCGGGCGGAGGCGCAGGAGATGGTCCGCGTGCTGCCCCAGGGCGAGTACGCGGAGATCGCCGACGCCGGGCATCTCGTTCCCTACGATCAGCCGGAGGCGTGGCGGGGGGCGATCGAGCCGTTCCTGGAGCGGGTGCTTGCGTCGTAG
- a CDS encoding metal-dependent transcriptional regulator, translating into MSGLIDTTEMYLRTILELEEEGVVPMRARIAERLDQSGPTVSQTVARMERDGLVSVASDRHLELTDEGRRLATRVMRKHRLAECLLVDVIGLEWEQVHAEACRWEHVMSEAVERRVLELLRHPTESPYGNPIPGLEELGEKDGADPFLDEGMVSLADLEPGADGKTVVVRRIGEPIQTDAQLMHTLRRAGVQPGSVVSVTESAGGVLVGSGGEAAELAADIASHVFVAKR; encoded by the coding sequence ATGTCCGGACTGATCGACACCACGGAGATGTATCTCCGCACCATCCTCGAGCTCGAAGAGGAAGGCGTGGTCCCCATGCGCGCCCGCATCGCCGAGCGGCTCGACCAGAGCGGGCCGACGGTGAGCCAGACGGTGGCGCGGATGGAGCGCGACGGTCTGGTGTCCGTGGCCAGCGACCGGCACCTGGAGCTCACCGACGAGGGCCGCCGCCTGGCCACGCGCGTGATGCGCAAGCACCGGCTCGCCGAGTGCCTGCTCGTCGACGTGATCGGCCTGGAGTGGGAGCAGGTGCACGCGGAGGCCTGCCGCTGGGAGCACGTGATGAGCGAGGCGGTGGAGCGCCGCGTCCTGGAGCTGCTGCGCCACCCGACCGAGTCGCCGTACGGCAACCCCATCCCGGGCCTGGAGGAGCTGGGCGAGAAGGACGGCGCCGACCCGTTCCTCGACGAGGGCATGGTGTCGCTGGCCGACCTGGAGCCGGGCGCGGACGGCAAGACGGTCGTCGTACGGCGCATCGGCGAGCCCATCCAGACCGACGCGCAGCTGATGCACACGCTGCGCCGCGCGGGTGTGCAGCCGGGCTCGGTGGTGAGTGTGACGGAGTCCGCGGGCGGGGTGCTCGTGGGCAGCGGCGGTGAGGCGGCGGAGCTGGCGGCGGACATCGCCTCGCACGTGTTCGTCGCCAAGCGCTGA
- a CDS encoding SIS domain-containing protein, with the protein MSDGTSAERFFDAAIGLLERVRREEAEAVRSAGALLADTVEAGGRLFAFGAGHSSLAAQDVVYRAGGLALMNLLAVPGVVGVDVVPATLGSALERVDGLASAVLDTSPLRAGDALVIISLSGRNALPVEMAMAARARGVKVIGVTSVAYAAETTSRHSSGTYLTDHCDVVLDSKIAIGDAELTHDTIPAPFAPASTVVTSALLQAVVATAATALAERGVEPPLLRSGNIDGGHEWNRRILDTYRDRIFYQR; encoded by the coding sequence ATGAGTGACGGGACGTCGGCCGAGCGGTTCTTCGACGCCGCCATCGGGCTGCTGGAGCGGGTCCGCCGGGAGGAGGCGGAGGCCGTCCGGTCGGCGGGCGCCCTGCTCGCGGACACCGTCGAGGCCGGTGGCCGGCTGTTCGCCTTCGGCGCCGGGCACTCCTCCCTCGCCGCGCAGGACGTCGTGTACCGCGCGGGCGGACTCGCCCTGATGAACCTGCTCGCCGTGCCCGGCGTCGTGGGCGTCGACGTCGTCCCCGCCACGCTCGGCTCCGCCCTCGAACGCGTCGACGGTCTCGCGAGCGCCGTCCTCGACACCTCGCCGCTCCGCGCCGGCGACGCCCTCGTGATCATCTCGCTCTCCGGGCGCAACGCCCTCCCCGTGGAGATGGCGATGGCCGCCCGCGCGCGGGGCGTCAAGGTCATCGGCGTGACCTCGGTGGCGTACGCCGCGGAGACGACGTCCCGGCACAGCTCGGGGACGTATCTGACGGACCACTGCGACGTCGTCCTCGACTCGAAGATCGCGATCGGCGACGCGGAACTCACCCACGACACCATTCCGGCCCCCTTCGCCCCCGCCTCCACGGTCGTCACCTCCGCGCTCCTCCAGGCGGTCGTGGCCACGGCGGCGACCGCCCTGGCCGAGCGCGGTGTCGAGCCGCCGCTGCTGCGCTCGGGGAACATCGACGGCGGCCACGAGTGGAACAGACGGATCCTCGACACGTACCGGGACCGGATCTTCTACCAGCGCTGA
- a CDS encoding PAS domain-containing protein: MSASRRSGTTDELGEDGGGSDLLAALLEGMDAALCAFDADGAVTHWNREAERILGWTAAEAVGRKGFAGWAVRRADAGEVEERLLSAMHAPGRQVHEFALVTKDGGRVLVRTQSAAVRGPDGKPAGVYCAFSEVHAQMDLERSIALSEALFEDASWGVVLVDADLRPAVVNTYAARALGIGRTSVLGRPLGELLARGVEELEGALTHVLAEGAPPAPAEMWVTVRTPEGEKRRCWRSSFVRLASPLAEEPVPLGVGWLFEDVTEAKQGEQEAAQLRFRTNQLQRAARAAAECENPAEAVTVHLDFALAGFADHALIDRVAGAAGDEGAAPGPVRLVRVAATPSGAPGPSALTGQAGLPVRYPPGHPALQCAERAGTVRADAGGAAMAEQVRDWARERQWPDDGVHALCAVLRSRGRTLGVVTFLRGAGRSRFERSDAAYAEDVAARIGAALDLARVVREDGS, translated from the coding sequence GTGAGTGCATCCCGGCGTAGTGGGACCACCGACGAACTGGGGGAGGACGGGGGCGGATCCGATCTGCTCGCCGCCCTGCTGGAGGGGATGGACGCGGCCCTGTGTGCCTTCGACGCGGACGGGGCCGTGACGCACTGGAACCGGGAGGCCGAGCGGATCCTCGGATGGACCGCGGCCGAGGCCGTGGGCCGCAAGGGGTTCGCGGGCTGGGCGGTGCGCCGCGCCGATGCCGGGGAGGTCGAGGAGCGGCTGCTGTCCGCCATGCACGCGCCCGGCCGCCAGGTGCACGAGTTCGCGCTCGTCACCAAGGACGGCGGACGGGTGCTCGTACGGACCCAGTCCGCCGCCGTACGCGGACCGGACGGCAAGCCGGCGGGGGTGTACTGCGCGTTCAGCGAGGTGCACGCGCAGATGGACCTGGAGCGGTCCATCGCGCTGAGCGAGGCGCTGTTCGAGGACGCGTCGTGGGGCGTCGTGCTGGTCGACGCGGATCTGCGCCCGGCCGTCGTGAACACCTACGCGGCCCGGGCGCTGGGCATCGGGCGTACGTCCGTGCTGGGGCGGCCGCTCGGCGAGCTGCTCGCCCGGGGCGTCGAGGAGTTGGAAGGCGCGCTCACCCATGTGCTCGCCGAGGGCGCCCCGCCCGCGCCCGCCGAGATGTGGGTCACCGTGCGCACGCCCGAGGGCGAGAAGCGGCGCTGCTGGCGCAGTTCCTTCGTACGGCTGGCCTCGCCGCTCGCCGAGGAGCCGGTCCCGCTCGGGGTCGGCTGGCTGTTCGAGGACGTGACCGAGGCCAAGCAGGGCGAGCAGGAGGCGGCCCAGCTGCGCTTCCGCACCAACCAGCTGCAGCGGGCGGCCCGCGCCGCCGCCGAGTGCGAGAACCCGGCGGAGGCGGTCACCGTCCATCTGGACTTCGCCCTCGCCGGCTTCGCCGACCACGCGCTGATCGACCGGGTGGCGGGCGCGGCCGGGGACGAGGGCGCGGCGCCGGGGCCGGTGCGGCTGGTGCGGGTGGCGGCCACGCCGTCCGGGGCGCCCGGCCCCAGTGCGCTCACCGGCCAGGCCGGCCTGCCCGTGCGCTACCCGCCGGGGCACCCGGCCCTCCAGTGCGCCGAGCGGGCCGGGACGGTGCGCGCGGACGCCGGCGGCGCGGCGATGGCCGAGCAGGTCCGGGACTGGGCGCGGGAGCGCCAGTGGCCGGACGACGGCGTGCACGCCCTGTGCGCCGTGCTGCGCAGCCGGGGCCGCACGCTGGGCGTGGTGACCTTCCTGCGCGGGGCCGGCCGCAGCCGCTTCGAGCGGTCGGACGCGGCGTACGCGGAGGACGTCGCGGCGCGGATCGGCGCGGCACTGGACCTGGCGCGGGTGGTGAGGGAGGACGGCAGCTAG
- the pdxH gene encoding pyridoxamine 5'-phosphate oxidase, with protein sequence MRKHYRVEGVDETELAAHPMDQFRNWFEHAALAAAHGPVYEPNAMVVSTADAEGRPSSRTVLLKQYDEQGFVFYTNYDSRKARDLAENPYVSLLFPWHPLARQVVVTGTARRTGRDETAAYFRTRPHGSQLGAWASAQSSVIPSRGELEASYAELSARYPEGEQVPVPPHWGGFRVAPQMVEFWQGRENRLHDRLRYVAEPDGTWRVERLSP encoded by the coding sequence ATGCGCAAGCACTACCGCGTCGAGGGCGTCGACGAGACCGAACTGGCCGCACACCCGATGGACCAGTTCAGAAACTGGTTCGAGCACGCCGCGCTGGCCGCCGCGCACGGACCGGTCTACGAACCCAACGCGATGGTCGTCTCCACGGCCGACGCCGAGGGCCGCCCCAGCTCCCGCACGGTCCTGCTGAAGCAGTACGACGAGCAGGGCTTCGTCTTCTACACGAACTACGACTCCCGCAAGGCCCGCGACCTCGCCGAGAACCCGTACGTCTCGCTGCTCTTCCCCTGGCACCCGCTCGCCCGCCAGGTCGTCGTCACCGGCACCGCCCGCCGCACGGGCCGCGACGAGACCGCCGCCTACTTCCGCACCCGGCCGCACGGCTCGCAGCTCGGCGCCTGGGCGAGCGCCCAGTCCTCGGTGATCCCCTCCCGAGGGGAACTGGAGGCGTCGTACGCGGAGTTGAGCGCCCGGTATCCCGAGGGCGAGCAGGTTCCGGTGCCGCCGCACTGGGGCGGCTTCCGTGTCGCCCCTCAGATGGTCGAGTTCTGGCAGGGCCGCGAGAACCGGCTGCACGACCGGCTGCGCTACGTCGCCGAGCCGGACGGCACCTGGCGCGTGGAGCGCCTCAGCCCGTGA
- a CDS encoding citrate synthase 2, which yields MSDFVPGLEGVVAFETEIAEPDKEGGALRYRGVDIEELVGSVSFGNVWGLLVDGAFNPGLPAAEPFPIPVHSGDIRVDVQSALAMLAPVWGLKPLLDIDEEQARDDLARAAVMALSYVAQSARGQGLPMVPQSEIDKAQSIVERFMIRWRGEPDPKHVAAVDAYWTSAAEHGMNASTFTARVIASTGADVSAALSGAVGAMSGPLHGGAPSRVLGMIEEIERTGDAEAYVRKALDKGERLMGFGHRVYRAEDPRARVLRRTARELGAPRFEVAEALEKAALEELHNRRPDRVLATNVEFWAAIMLDFAEVPAHMFTSMFTCARTAGWSAHILEQKRTGRLVRPSARYVGPGPRSPREIEGYEDIAPQTR from the coding sequence ATGTCCGACTTCGTACCCGGACTCGAAGGAGTCGTCGCGTTCGAGACGGAGATCGCCGAACCCGACAAGGAGGGCGGGGCCCTGCGGTACCGGGGCGTCGACATCGAGGAACTGGTGGGCAGCGTCTCGTTCGGCAACGTGTGGGGACTGCTCGTCGACGGCGCCTTCAACCCCGGCCTGCCGGCCGCCGAGCCGTTCCCGATCCCCGTGCACTCTGGCGACATCCGCGTGGACGTCCAGTCGGCGCTCGCCATGCTCGCCCCGGTGTGGGGCCTGAAACCGCTGCTCGACATCGACGAGGAGCAGGCCCGCGACGACCTCGCGCGGGCGGCGGTGATGGCCCTGTCGTACGTCGCCCAGTCCGCGCGCGGGCAGGGGCTGCCGATGGTGCCGCAGAGCGAGATCGACAAGGCGCAGTCGATCGTCGAGCGGTTCATGATCCGCTGGCGCGGCGAGCCGGACCCCAAGCACGTCGCGGCTGTGGACGCCTACTGGACCTCCGCCGCCGAGCACGGCATGAACGCCTCCACCTTCACCGCCCGCGTCATCGCCTCGACGGGCGCGGACGTGTCCGCCGCCCTCTCCGGTGCCGTGGGCGCCATGTCGGGTCCGCTGCACGGCGGCGCGCCCTCTCGCGTGCTCGGGATGATCGAGGAGATCGAGCGCACCGGTGACGCGGAGGCGTACGTCCGGAAGGCCCTGGACAAGGGCGAGCGGCTGATGGGCTTCGGCCACCGGGTGTACCGGGCCGAGGACCCGCGCGCGCGGGTGCTGCGGCGCACCGCGCGGGAGCTGGGCGCGCCGCGCTTCGAGGTGGCGGAGGCGCTGGAGAAGGCGGCGCTGGAGGAGCTGCACAACCGTCGTCCGGACCGTGTCCTCGCGACGAACGTGGAGTTCTGGGCGGCGATCATGCTGGACTTCGCCGAGGTCCCGGCGCACATGTTCACGTCGATGTTCACCTGCGCCCGGACCGCCGGCTGGTCGGCGCACATCCTGGAGCAGAAGCGCACCGGACGCCTGGTGCGGCCGTCCGCGCGCTACGTCGGCCCCGGCCCGCGCAGCCCGCGCGAGATCGAGGGGTACGAGGACATCGCCCCGCAGACCCGCTGA
- a CDS encoding isopenicillin N synthase family oxygenase, with protein MTHTTTDPSYAQLPIIDLSAADRGPEERARFHEQLHSAAHDVGFFQLVGHGVTRADTDALLTAMRAFFALPEADRLALDNVNSPHFRGYTRTGDERTAGARDWRDQLDIGAERPAHIPGPGEPAYWWLQGPNQWPAALPELRTAALAWVDKLSAVAERLLHELLTAIGAPADFYDALFGGSAYPHLKLVRYPGSAADGSSQGVGIHKDYGFLTLLLQDTVGGLQVLREDGNYHDVPPMDGAFVVNLGELLEVATNGYLLATRHRVVSPPGATERFSVPFFYNPRLDARVEPLVFPHASTAPGVTDDPANPLFAEYGYNELKGKLRAHPLVAQRHHADLLSAA; from the coding sequence ATGACGCACACCACGACCGACCCGTCGTACGCCCAGCTCCCGATCATCGACCTCTCGGCCGCCGACCGCGGACCGGAGGAGCGCGCACGCTTCCACGAGCAGCTGCACAGCGCCGCCCACGACGTCGGCTTCTTCCAGCTCGTCGGACACGGTGTGACGCGGGCCGACACCGACGCCCTGCTCACCGCCATGCGCGCCTTCTTCGCCCTCCCCGAGGCCGACCGGCTCGCCCTCGACAACGTGAACTCGCCCCATTTCCGCGGCTACACGCGTACCGGCGACGAGCGCACCGCGGGTGCCCGCGACTGGCGCGACCAGCTCGACATCGGCGCCGAGCGGCCCGCGCACATACCGGGGCCCGGCGAGCCCGCGTACTGGTGGCTCCAGGGCCCCAACCAGTGGCCGGCCGCCCTGCCCGAGCTGCGGACCGCAGCCCTCGCCTGGGTCGACAAGCTCAGCGCCGTCGCGGAGCGGCTGCTGCACGAACTGCTCACCGCCATCGGCGCCCCCGCCGACTTCTACGACGCCCTCTTCGGCGGCAGCGCCTACCCGCACCTCAAGCTGGTGCGCTACCCCGGCAGCGCGGCCGACGGCTCCAGCCAGGGCGTCGGCATCCACAAGGACTACGGCTTCCTGACGCTGCTGCTCCAGGACACGGTCGGCGGTCTCCAGGTGCTGCGCGAGGACGGCAACTACCACGACGTGCCGCCGATGGACGGCGCCTTCGTGGTCAACCTGGGCGAGCTGCTGGAGGTGGCGACCAACGGCTACCTGCTGGCCACCCGCCACCGCGTGGTCAGCCCGCCCGGCGCCACCGAGCGCTTCTCCGTGCCGTTCTTCTACAACCCGCGTCTGGACGCGCGCGTGGAGCCGCTGGTCTTCCCGCACGCCTCCACCGCCCCGGGCGTCACCGACGACCCGGCCAACCCGCTCTTCGCCGAGTACGGCTACAACGAGCTGAAGGGCAAGCTGCGCGCCCACCCGCTGGTCGCCCAGCGGCACCACGCGGACCTGCTCAGCGCCGCCTGA
- a CDS encoding TetR/AcrR family transcriptional regulator: MGAVTAADRHPKQDRSRATRQRLLEAAVACLAEHGWAGSTVSVVAERAGVSRGAAQHHFPTREDLFTAAVEYVAEERSTALRDLFPEGPADRRAVVTALVDLYTGPLFRAALHLWVAASDEDQLRPRVTELEARVGRETHRIAVELLGVDEACPGVRESVQGLLDMARGLGLANLLTDDMARRQRVVAQWAKLLDEALG, from the coding sequence ATGGGTGCTGTGACCGCAGCCGACCGCCACCCCAAGCAGGACCGCAGCCGGGCCACCCGGCAGCGGCTGCTGGAAGCCGCCGTGGCCTGCCTCGCCGAGCACGGCTGGGCGGGCTCCACGGTCTCCGTCGTCGCCGAACGCGCCGGGGTCTCACGCGGCGCCGCCCAGCACCACTTCCCGACCCGCGAGGACCTGTTCACCGCTGCCGTCGAGTACGTCGCCGAGGAGCGCTCCACCGCCCTGCGCGACCTGTTCCCCGAGGGCCCCGCCGACCGCCGGGCCGTCGTCACCGCCCTCGTCGACCTGTACACCGGCCCGCTCTTCCGGGCCGCCCTCCACCTGTGGGTCGCCGCATCCGACGAGGACCAGCTGCGGCCGCGCGTCACCGAGCTGGAGGCCCGGGTCGGGCGGGAGACCCACCGCATCGCGGTGGAGCTGCTGGGCGTCGACGAGGCGTGCCCCGGCGTCCGCGAGTCCGTCCAGGGCCTGCTCGACATGGCCCGGGGCCTGGGCCTCGCCAACCTCCTCACCGACGACATGGCACGCCGGCAGCGGGTCGTGGCCCAGTGGGCGAAGCTGCTGGACGAGGCGCTGGGCTGA
- a CDS encoding enoyl-CoA hydratase family protein: MTSIGRTRARGVETLSLDATGSRNALSAALVGELSDALAECAGDSAVRAVVLTHSGNTFCAGADLRDPPEPDALVRLLRQIVELPQPVVARVTGHVRAGGLGLLAACDIAAASHDATFAFTEVRIGLAPAVISLPVIPRADPRALARLCLTGERFDAAEAVRTGLLTAAGDDVDAVLEPVLDGLRRSAPEALAATKRLLTTRVLEAFDRDAAERVALSARLFSTSQAREGTTAFLERRDPAWVL; encoded by the coding sequence ATGACCTCGATCGGCCGCACCCGCGCGCGGGGCGTCGAGACGCTCAGCCTGGACGCCACCGGCAGCCGCAACGCCCTGTCCGCCGCGCTCGTCGGCGAACTCTCGGACGCCCTGGCCGAGTGCGCCGGGGACAGCGCCGTACGCGCCGTCGTCCTCACCCACTCGGGCAACACCTTCTGCGCGGGCGCCGACCTGCGCGACCCGCCCGAGCCCGACGCCCTGGTCCGGCTGCTGCGGCAGATCGTCGAGCTGCCCCAGCCGGTCGTCGCGCGGGTGACGGGGCACGTCCGGGCGGGCGGCCTCGGACTGCTGGCCGCCTGCGACATCGCGGCCGCCTCGCACGACGCCACGTTCGCGTTCACCGAGGTACGGATCGGTCTCGCCCCGGCCGTCATCTCACTGCCGGTGATCCCGCGCGCGGACCCGCGTGCCCTGGCCCGGCTCTGCCTCACCGGCGAGCGCTTCGACGCGGCCGAGGCGGTGCGCACCGGGCTGCTGACGGCGGCCGGCGACGACGTCGACGCCGTACTGGAGCCCGTACTGGACGGCCTGCGCCGCTCGGCCCCCGAGGCCCTGGCCGCGACGAAACGGCTGCTCACGACTAGGGTGCTGGAGGCCTTCGACCGGGACGCGGCCGAACGAGTCGCACTCTCGGCCCGGCTGTTCTCCACCTCCCAGGCCCGGGAGGGGACGACGGCCTTCCTAGAACGACGGGATCCCGCATGGGTGCTGTGA
- a CDS encoding 4-coumarate--CoA ligase family protein — protein sequence MFHSEYADVPPVELPIHEAVLGRAAEFGDLPALIDGTDGTTLTYNQVDRFHRRIAAGLAEAGVRKGDVLALHSPNTIAFPTAFYAATRAGASVTTVHPLATPEEVAKQLRDSRARWLVTVSPLLATARRAAELAGGIQEIFVCDRASGHRSLADLLSCTAPDPAVAVDPAEDVAALPYSSGTTGVPKGVMLTHRQIATNLAQLEPAIPAGPGDRILAVLPFFHIYGLTALMNAPLRQGATVVVLPRFELETFLAAIERHRITSLYVAPPIVLALAKHPAVARYDLSSLRFVISAAAPLDAHLAAACSERLGLPPVGQAYGMTELSPGTHVVPLDAMDRAPAGTVGRLIAGTEMRIVSLDDPGRDLAAGEAGEILIRGPQVMKGYLGRPDATADMIDADGWVHTGDVGYVDADGWLFVVDRVKELIKYKGFQVAPAELEAHLLTHPGIADAAVIGVYDEDHNEIPHAHVVRQPTAGALTEGEVMMHVAERVAPYKRIRRVTFIDAVPRAASGKILRRELRAGAGKSGPHAEPDAKERS from the coding sequence GTGTTCCACAGCGAGTACGCAGACGTCCCGCCCGTCGAACTGCCCATCCACGAGGCCGTTCTCGGCCGCGCCGCCGAGTTCGGCGACCTGCCGGCCCTGATCGACGGCACGGACGGCACCACCCTCACGTACAACCAAGTGGACCGGTTCCACCGGCGCATCGCGGCCGGGCTGGCCGAAGCCGGTGTGCGCAAGGGCGACGTCCTCGCCCTGCACAGCCCGAACACCATCGCCTTCCCGACCGCCTTCTACGCGGCCACGCGCGCGGGTGCGTCCGTCACCACCGTGCACCCGCTCGCCACGCCCGAGGAGGTGGCCAAGCAGCTGCGGGACTCCCGCGCCCGCTGGCTGGTCACCGTCTCGCCGCTGCTGGCGACGGCCCGCCGGGCGGCCGAACTCGCGGGTGGCATACAGGAGATATTCGTGTGCGACCGGGCGAGCGGCCACCGCTCCCTGGCCGACCTGCTCTCCTGCACCGCGCCCGATCCCGCCGTCGCCGTCGACCCGGCCGAGGACGTCGCGGCCCTGCCGTACTCCTCCGGTACCACCGGCGTCCCCAAGGGCGTCATGCTCACCCACCGCCAGATCGCCACCAACCTGGCCCAGCTGGAGCCCGCGATCCCGGCCGGGCCCGGCGACCGCATCCTCGCCGTCCTGCCCTTCTTCCACATATACGGCCTGACCGCGCTGATGAACGCGCCCCTCAGGCAGGGCGCCACCGTCGTCGTGCTGCCCCGCTTCGAGCTGGAGACGTTCCTCGCGGCCATCGAACGGCACCGCATCACCAGCCTGTACGTCGCCCCGCCGATCGTTCTGGCGCTCGCCAAGCATCCGGCCGTGGCCCGCTACGACCTCTCGTCCCTGCGGTTCGTCATCAGCGCCGCCGCGCCCCTGGACGCCCACCTCGCCGCCGCCTGCTCCGAACGCCTCGGGCTGCCGCCCGTGGGCCAGGCCTACGGCATGACGGAACTCTCGCCCGGCACGCACGTCGTCCCGCTGGACGCCATGGACCGGGCACCCGCGGGCACCGTCGGCAGGCTCATCGCCGGCACCGAGATGCGCATCGTCTCCCTCGACGACCCCGGCCGGGACCTCGCCGCCGGAGAGGCCGGCGAGATCCTCATCCGCGGCCCCCAGGTCATGAAGGGCTACCTGGGCCGACCCGACGCCACCGCCGACATGATCGACGCCGACGGCTGGGTGCACACCGGCGACGTGGGCTACGTCGACGCCGACGGCTGGCTGTTCGTCGTCGACCGGGTGAAGGAGCTCATCAAGTACAAGGGTTTCCAGGTGGCCCCGGCCGAGCTGGAGGCCCACCTCCTCACCCACCCCGGCATCGCGGACGCCGCCGTCATCGGCGTCTACGACGAGGACCACAACGAGATACCGCACGCCCACGTCGTCCGCCAGCCCACCGCCGGTGCCCTCACCGAGGGCGAGGTCATGATGCACGTCGCCGAACGCGTCGCCCCCTACAAGCGGATCCGGCGGGTCACCTTCATCGACGCGGTGCCGCGCGCTGCCTCCGGGAAGATCCTCCGCCGCGAACTGCGGGCGGGGGCAGGGAAGTCGGGGCCGCACGCCGAACCCGACGCCAAGGAGCGCTCATGA
- a CDS encoding acyl-CoA dehydrogenase family protein, translating into MTTLIESEEHKALRSAVAALGKRYGRDYITRVVAEKGHPDELWSEAAKLGYLGVNLPEAYGGGGGGIAELSIVLEELGAAGCPLLLMVVSPAICGTVIARFGTEQQKQQWLPGLADGTRTMAFGITEPDAGSNSHRITTTARRDGTDWLLTGRKVFVSGVDVADATLIVGRTEDARTGRLKPCLFIVPRDTEGFQRHQIDMELQAAEKQFELVLDDVRLPADALVGEEDAGLLQLFAGLNPERIMTAAFAIGMGRFALARAVEYARDRTVWKAPIGAHQAIAHPLAQAHIDLELARLMMQKAAHLYDAGDDMGAGEAANMAKYAAAEACVRAVDQAVHTLGGNGLTREFGIASLITAARVARIAPVSREMILNYVSHQSLGLPKSY; encoded by the coding sequence GTGACCACCCTCATCGAATCCGAAGAACACAAGGCCCTCCGCTCCGCCGTCGCCGCCCTCGGCAAACGCTACGGACGCGACTACATCACCCGCGTCGTCGCCGAGAAGGGCCACCCGGACGAACTGTGGTCCGAGGCCGCCAAGCTCGGCTACCTCGGCGTCAACCTGCCGGAGGCATACGGCGGCGGAGGCGGCGGCATAGCCGAACTCTCCATCGTGCTCGAAGAGCTGGGCGCCGCCGGCTGCCCGCTCCTGCTGATGGTCGTCTCCCCGGCCATCTGCGGCACCGTCATCGCCCGCTTCGGCACCGAGCAGCAGAAACAGCAGTGGCTGCCCGGGCTCGCCGACGGCACCCGCACCATGGCCTTCGGCATCACCGAGCCCGACGCCGGGTCCAACTCCCACCGCATCACCACCACCGCCCGCAGGGACGGCACGGACTGGCTGCTCACCGGCCGCAAGGTGTTCGTCTCCGGCGTCGACGTCGCCGACGCCACCCTGATCGTCGGCCGCACCGAGGACGCCCGCACCGGCCGCCTCAAGCCCTGCCTGTTCATCGTCCCGCGCGACACCGAGGGCTTCCAGCGCCACCAGATCGACATGGAACTCCAGGCCGCGGAGAAGCAGTTCGAGCTGGTCCTGGACGACGTACGACTTCCGGCGGACGCGCTCGTCGGCGAGGAGGACGCCGGGCTGCTCCAGCTGTTCGCCGGGCTCAACCCCGAGCGGATCATGACGGCGGCGTTCGCGATCGGCATGGGGCGCTTCGCGCTCGCCCGGGCCGTCGAGTACGCCCGTGACCGCACCGTGTGGAAGGCGCCCATCGGCGCCCACCAGGCCATCGCGCACCCCCTCGCCCAGGCCCACATCGACCTCGAACTCGCCCGTCTGATGATGCAGAAGGCCGCCCATCTCTACGACGCGGGCGACGACATGGGTGCGGGCGAGGCCGCCAACATGGCCAAGTACGCGGCCGCGGAGGCCTGTGTGCGGGCCGTCGACCAGGCCGTGCACACCCTCGGCGGCAACGGCCTCACACGCGAGTTCGGGATCGCCTCGCTGATAACGGCCGCGCGCGTGGCTCGTATCGCCCCGGTGAGCCGGGAGATGATTCTCAACTACGTCTCCCACCAGAGCCTGGGTCTGCCCAAGTCGTACTGA